Proteins from a single region of Dysosmobacter acutus:
- a CDS encoding DUF4956 domain-containing protein: MSKWFFECMEAPLAPMSAGGLLVRLSAALILAGVMMVVYRLCHDSLSYSRKFNVTLMMLTLSSTVLLVLIQSKPVYSLGALGALSICRIRTNTRDPRDLGFVFWSLSIGISAALGSFAVGMAGTAVMGLVMLTLGRADRKRAALTMVVRGRKEKIGDVQAVFSGLSGSTVQSKNVFSDSFELVYRLSVPREEEEKLLLLFNDMEGVDGVNVLAPQTQVA, from the coding sequence ATGAGCAAATGGTTTTTTGAGTGCATGGAAGCGCCGTTGGCCCCCATGTCAGCGGGCGGGTTGCTGGTCCGGCTGTCGGCGGCGCTGATCTTGGCGGGCGTTATGATGGTGGTGTACCGCCTCTGTCACGACTCGCTGAGCTACAGCCGGAAATTCAACGTCACGCTGATGATGCTGACGTTGTCCTCCACGGTTTTGCTGGTGCTGATCCAGAGTAAGCCGGTCTACTCCCTTGGCGCGTTGGGAGCGCTGTCCATCTGCCGCATCCGGACCAACACCCGGGACCCCCGGGACCTGGGGTTCGTATTCTGGAGCCTCTCCATCGGCATTTCCGCGGCGCTGGGGTCCTTCGCCGTGGGGATGGCGGGAACGGCCGTCATGGGCCTGGTCATGCTGACGCTTGGGCGCGCCGACAGGAAGAGGGCCGCGCTGACCATGGTGGTAAGAGGGAGGAAGGAAAAGATCGGGGACGTGCAGGCCGTGTTCAGCGGGCTGTCAGGCAGCACCGTTCAGTCCAAAAATGTGTTTTCCGACTCCTTTGAGCTGGTCTACCGCCTGAGCGTTCCCCGGGAGGAAGAGGAGAAACTGCTGCTGTTGTTCAACGACATGGAAGGCGTCGATGGCGTAAACGTCCTGGCACCCCAGACCCAGGTGGCCTGA
- a CDS encoding polyphosphate polymerase domain-containing protein, producing MNAQTDVLAVARREIKYLLSLPDRLFLLDALDRLLTPDAYGGYNGYTVRSVYFDSICNEDYRDKKEHADEKKRIRVRIYHPEDKKAKFEMKRKSCGRELKESVVITREEAMRLINRDYSVLLHYDAGCARYAYDLMTTRLYRPVSLVEYDRRAYTHPNFNTRVTLDNNLRCCEFCHDLFAQRLNFKSTLPWDETILEIKYDRFLLRQVQEALARCDLTRTPPSKFGSSRALLHTYYS from the coding sequence ATGAACGCCCAGACAGACGTGCTGGCGGTTGCCCGCCGGGAGATCAAATACCTGCTTTCATTGCCGGACCGCCTCTTTCTACTGGATGCGCTGGACCGGCTTCTGACGCCGGACGCCTACGGCGGCTACAATGGCTATACGGTCCGCAGCGTGTATTTTGACAGCATCTGCAACGAGGACTACCGGGATAAAAAGGAACACGCGGATGAAAAAAAGCGCATCCGGGTCCGGATTTATCATCCGGAGGACAAAAAGGCAAAATTTGAGATGAAGCGCAAGAGCTGCGGCCGGGAGCTGAAGGAGAGCGTGGTCATCACCCGGGAGGAGGCCATGCGCCTCATCAACCGGGACTACAGCGTGCTGCTGCACTATGACGCCGGGTGCGCCCGCTACGCCTACGACCTGATGACCACCCGGCTCTACCGCCCGGTCTCCCTTGTGGAGTACGACCGCCGGGCCTATACGCATCCTAACTTCAACACCCGGGTGACGCTGGACAACAACCTGCGCTGCTGTGAGTTCTGCCACGACCTCTTTGCACAGCGTTTGAATTTCAAGTCCACCCTGCCCTGGGACGAGACGATCCTGGAGATCAAGTACGACCGCTTTTTGCTGCGTCAGGTGCAGGAGGCGCTGGCCCGGTGCGATCTGACCAGGACGCCGCCCAGCAAATTCGGCAGTTCCCGGGCGCTGCTGCACACGTATTATTCCTGA
- a CDS encoding DUF4956 domain-containing protein encodes MEQFNDAVNKLLGTLVSKPDTKAVFLSLGAALFLSVILWGAYRLANPSAAYRPRFAATLVALAFLSTILMDLIQSNLALSLGMLGSLSIVRFRTNIRDPRDIGFIFWSMAIGLAAATGSYLIGLSGSLVLGTFLVCTGRRNKVPDDMMLVVRGSSADLGVVGAIVEQSCLRNRVKAKNVLSDSFELVYEVQVDVANSDTLIGQLFDVGGIDSVNLLAGERAA; translated from the coding sequence ATGGAACAATTCAACGATGCGGTCAACAAGCTGCTGGGCACACTTGTCTCCAAGCCGGATACCAAGGCCGTTTTTCTCAGCCTGGGCGCCGCGCTGTTTCTTTCGGTCATCTTGTGGGGCGCTTATCGCCTGGCCAACCCGTCCGCGGCCTACAGGCCCCGGTTCGCCGCCACACTGGTGGCGCTGGCATTCCTTTCCACTATCCTGATGGACCTGATCCAGTCAAATCTGGCCCTTTCCCTGGGCATGTTGGGCTCGCTGTCCATTGTCCGGTTCCGTACCAACATCCGGGACCCCCGGGACATTGGGTTCATCTTCTGGAGCATGGCCATCGGCCTGGCCGCCGCCACCGGAAGCTATCTGATCGGCTTATCCGGAAGCCTGGTCTTGGGGACCTTTTTGGTCTGCACCGGCCGGAGGAACAAGGTGCCGGACGACATGATGCTGGTGGTCCGGGGCAGCAGCGCGGACCTGGGCGTGGTGGGCGCCATTGTGGAGCAAAGCTGCCTGCGCAACAGGGTGAAGGCCAAGAACGTACTTTCCGATTCCTTTGAACTGGTCTATGAGGTTCAGGTGGATGTTGCGAACAGCGATACGCTGATCGGCCAGCTATTCGACGTGGGGGGTATCGACAGCGTCAACCTGCTGGCCGGGGAGAGAGCCGCGTAA
- a CDS encoding sigma-70 family RNA polymerase sigma factor: protein MEQIDALIERHMAFIVRTVSGCTGRYVSVEHDDSFSIALIAFAEAVRRYDPQRGNFLAYAGLVIKSRLRTFLEQENRRAGEASLEELQESGREFAAEPADESSLREEIAAYQEELSLFGLTMETLADQAPRHRDTRDRAVDVARRSSEEPRVVEHTYRKRKLPVREVSRVCGVTEKIVKDSKVFILGTMLVFVKKFPGLLSWIRGARCNHDR, encoded by the coding sequence ATGGAACAGATAGACGCGCTGATTGAGCGCCATATGGCGTTCATCGTCCGCACGGTCAGCGGCTGCACCGGCCGGTATGTCTCGGTGGAGCATGACGATTCGTTCAGCATTGCGCTGATCGCCTTTGCCGAGGCGGTCCGGAGATACGATCCCCAGCGGGGAAACTTCCTTGCGTATGCGGGGCTGGTGATAAAAAGCCGGCTCCGGACCTTTCTTGAACAGGAAAACCGCCGCGCCGGGGAGGCGTCTCTGGAGGAGCTACAGGAAAGCGGAAGGGAGTTTGCGGCGGAGCCGGCGGACGAAAGTTCCCTGCGGGAGGAGATCGCGGCCTATCAGGAGGAACTGTCCCTGTTCGGCCTCACCATGGAGACTCTGGCGGATCAGGCGCCCAGGCACCGGGACACGCGGGACCGGGCGGTGGATGTGGCCCGGCGCTCCAGCGAGGAGCCGCGGGTGGTGGAGCACACCTATCGCAAACGGAAGCTGCCCGTCCGGGAAGTCTCCCGGGTGTGCGGCGTGACGGAGAAAATTGTGAAGGACAGCAAGGTGTTTATTTTGGGCACCATGTTGGTGTTTGTGAAGAAGTTTCCAGGTTTACTCAGCTGGATCAGAGGAGCGAGGTGTAATCATGATAGATAA